GGGGCTTGTGGCGGAAATCGCCCTCGCCCATGTTGCGGCAGTTATCAATCATCTGGCGGATGCTGGTGATGATCTCGCGGATGATGAAGAAGGACATAAGTCCCAGGAGTGTAAGGCAAACCAGGGTAACCACGGTCATGAACCACAGGTTGGAAGACATGGAGGAGGAAACTTCCTCATTCAGCTTGTCTGCATTGTCATTGGCAATCTTCTGCAGGGCAGTGAGGTTCTTCAACAAATCCTGGGTTACCCCGGCCTCTACCCCCTGGTAGTAGTTCCAGGCAGCCTGGGTTTCGCCCTTGTCTGCCAGGCGCTCTGCCTCAAGAACACCTTCTTTGAATTTCTTCCAGTTGGCCTCGGCCTGAGCTATATCATTAGCTGTCTCAGGCACCCGGGCGCCCAGGTCTCTGTAGGCAGGCCATTCCTTCTCGAAGCTGTCCATAGCATCGTGGATGGAGGCCTTTACCTTTGCATCTTTGGGATCAAGCACGTGCTTTACAATGCGTACCTGCACCATGCGCATATAGTTGATTTCATTTCCTAAAAGCTTGGTGGCCTGAAGCTTGCGGCTGTACATATTGTCAATGTCATCACTGGCATTGGACAGGCCGCGATAGCCGTTGAAACCGATAAAAGCCATGCCCAGCAGGGCTACTATCACCAGGGAGAGAATCTTGGAACCGATAGGGATGTTCTTGAGGTTCATAATGCTTCCTTTCTAGTCAAACTGACGAATAAAATTACTGATTTGGGACCTCAGTCCCGCTTACAGGCCCATAATAACAAACTGGTTTCACAATTGCAAGAGGAAATTTGAAAATTTTTCTCAGATGGTAAACCTAAGTTGACTGTTAGAAAGCTAATCAATCAGGGTAAAAAATACGAGGAAGCCTTGCAACATAAGGCTTCCTCGTGTGTTAATCTGTAATGTGAAATTTTAATATTTTACTGCGAAAATCAGAAAATATTTTTTGTCACCACGATGGTCTGGTCGCGGTTGGGACCCACGGAGACGATGCCGATGTCGATGCCCGTGACCTCAGCCATGCGCTCCACATACTTCCTGGCCTTCTCCGGCAGATCTTCGTATTTGCGAATGCCGCTGATGTCCGTCTTCCAGCCCTCAAAGGTCTCGTACACAGGCTCGCACTCGGCCACTACCTTCAAGCTGGCAGGCACCAGCTTCAGGATCTCGCCCTTGTACTTGTAGCCCGTGCACATCTTGATTTCGTCAAAGCCGTCCAGAATGTCCAGACGGGTGATGGCCATGTAGTCGATGCCGGAGATAACCCCTGCATAACGCACTACCACAGCATCCAGCCAGCCCGTGCGGCGGGGACGGCCAGTGACCACGCCGTACTCATGGCCTGCCTCACGGAGCTTCTCGCCGATCTCGTTCAGCTGCTCAGTGGGGAAGGGACCTTCGCCCACACGGGTGCAATAAGCCTTCACCACGCCATAGACCTTGCCAATCTTCTTGGGAGAAACCCCTGCGCCTACAGCCACGCCGCCAGAAATGGGGTGGGAAGCAGTGCAGTAAGGATAAGTGCCGTAGTCGATGTCCAGCATGGTAGCCTGGGCGCCCTCGAAGAGCACCTTGCGGCCAGAGTCGATTTCATCGTTCAGCAGGGTGATGGCATCGCACACATAGGGACGGAGCCTGTCAGCATAGCCCATGTACTCCTTGTAGATCTCATCGTAGTCAAGGGGCTCATGGTTATAGATAGCCTGCAGTTCCTTGTTCTTCTTTTCCAGATTCACCTTCAGCTTCTCAGCGAAGACCTCGGGATCCATCCAGTCGCAGACACGGATGCCAATGCGGTCATCACGGTCGATGTAGCAGGGACCGATGCCGTTCTTGGTAGTGCCAATCTTGCCCTCACCCTTCTGCTCATCACCCAGGCCGTCCATGAGACGGTGGTAGGGCATGACCACGTGTGCCCGGTCCGACAAGCGGATGCCAGACACATCAATGCCACGGGCTTCCATAGCATCCATTTCCTGCAGCATAACCTCAGGATTCACCACCACGCCATTAGCAATGATGTTATGTGTCCCCTTATAAAGGATACCGGAAGGAAGCAGGCGCAGCTTATAAGCCTCGCCATCAACCATGACGGTGTGCCCGGCATTACTGCCCCCCTGGAAACGCACCACAGTCTCAGCCTGCTGGGCCAGGTAGTCAACAATCTTCCCCTTGCCCTCATCGCCCCACTGGGTACCAGTAATAACAACAGTAGACATAAAAATCGCTCCTCTTGTAAAGCGAGAATACTAACTAAAATACTTTGCAACACCCAAAGACCACTCAAACTTCAGCCCATGGATGGGCGTTCCGCGGCCGTCCGATTTTACGGACGAAATCGCGGCCGCTGTTTCTTTTGGTTCGTTTTCTTTGCGCCAAAGAAAATGAACAGCCGAAACCTAACTTAGAGCCCAAACCTCTCAAAGATGGTATCAACATGGCGGAGGAAATAATTATAATCGAAGCATCCGTCAATTTCCTCTTTAGTAAGATATTTGGTAATATCCTCATCTTTCTCGACGTTAGCCTTGAAGTCTTCCCCTTCCAGCCAACGCTTCATGGCATTCCTCTGCACCCACTTGTAGGCATCCTCGCGCAATACGCCCTTGCCTACGATAGTCAGCAGCAGGCGCTGGCTGTAAATCAGGCCGCCGGTGCGGTTGAGATTCTCCAACATGGCTTCAGGATAAACCAAAAGCTTATCTATAATATTGGTGAACTTCTGCACGCAGTAATCCACGTTGATGGTGCTGTCCGGCAGGATCACGCGCTCCACGGAAGAGTGGGAAATATCACGCTCATGCCAGAGAGTGATGTTCTCCATGGCTGCCTGGGCATTGCCACGCACCAGACGGGCCATGCCGGAAATGCGCTCGCAGTTGATGGGGTTGCGCTTGTGGGGCATGGCAGAGGAACCCTTCTGGCCCTTGGAGAAGAACTCCTCAGCCTCGCGGATATCCGTGCGCTGCCAGTTGCGAACCTCAGTAGCGAACTTCTCGAAGGAGCTGGCAATAAGGGCAAGAGTGGTGATGAACTCTGCATGACGGTCACGCTGGATAACCTGGGTAGCCAGCGGCGTGGGTTCAAGGCCCAGAGCCTTGCAGGCCATCTCCTCTATTTTCGGGTCGATGTTGGAGTAGGTGCCCACAGCA
This genomic interval from Selenomonas sp. AB3002 contains the following:
- a CDS encoding adenylosuccinate synthase, which produces MSTVVITGTQWGDEGKGKIVDYLAQQAETVVRFQGGSNAGHTVMVDGEAYKLRLLPSGILYKGTHNIIANGVVVNPEVMLQEMDAMEARGIDVSGIRLSDRAHVVMPYHRLMDGLGDEQKGEGKIGTTKNGIGPCYIDRDDRIGIRVCDWMDPEVFAEKLKVNLEKKNKELQAIYNHEPLDYDEIYKEYMGYADRLRPYVCDAITLLNDEIDSGRKVLFEGAQATMLDIDYGTYPYCTASHPISGGVAVGAGVSPKKIGKVYGVVKAYCTRVGEGPFPTEQLNEIGEKLREAGHEYGVVTGRPRRTGWLDAVVVRYAGVISGIDYMAITRLDILDGFDEIKMCTGYKYKGEILKLVPASLKVVAECEPVYETFEGWKTDISGIRKYEDLPEKARKYVERMAEVTGIDIGIVSVGPNRDQTIVVTKNIF
- the purB gene encoding adenylosuccinate lyase; amino-acid sequence: MIARYTNPEMGAIWTDTAKWQRVLEVELAACDAAAELGYIPKDAVQRIREKVNAGPVFTVERILEIEAVTHHDLIAFLTTVAENVGEDSKYIHMGLTSSDVEDTATCLQLKDAADIILEDLKKFREVVRRRASEFKHTPCIGRTHGIHAEPMTLGLKFLLWSAEVDRCIDRLEHAKKTISVGKLSGAVGTYSNIDPKIEEMACKALGLEPTPLATQVIQRDRHAEFITTLALIASSFEKFATEVRNWQRTDIREAEEFFSKGQKGSSAMPHKRNPINCERISGMARLVRGNAQAAMENITLWHERDISHSSVERVILPDSTINVDYCVQKFTNIIDKLLVYPEAMLENLNRTGGLIYSQRLLLTIVGKGVLREDAYKWVQRNAMKRWLEGEDFKANVEKDEDITKYLTKEEIDGCFDYNYFLRHVDTIFERFGL